Proteins co-encoded in one Candidatus Angelobacter sp. genomic window:
- a CDS encoding RluA family pseudouridine synthase, whose translation MTKPVGVFIRLSAPETREFWRIPILWEDEHLLVLDKPSGLLTSPDRREPLRPNLMKLLHRDIARGASWARERHLTYLANAHRLDLETSGVLLLARHKSALAALAAQFDAGKPAITHVALVQGAPAGNAFEIDARLSPHPAHPGLMRVDSRQGKKARTLFEVSERFSRYALLTCRPLSGRTHQVRAHLRHAGLPVVGDRLYGGAPLLLSRLKSGYRLKPGHEERPLIDRAAVHAERLDVTHPVSGSGVMIAAPWPKDLIVGVKYLRRYAADA comes from the coding sequence ATGACAAAACCGGTGGGTGTTTTCATCAGGCTTTCCGCGCCGGAGACACGCGAGTTCTGGCGGATTCCCATTCTCTGGGAGGACGAACATCTGCTGGTACTCGACAAACCAAGTGGTTTGCTGACGTCGCCGGACCGCCGTGAGCCGCTACGGCCCAACCTGATGAAACTGCTGCACCGGGACATTGCCCGCGGCGCATCGTGGGCGCGCGAGCGGCACCTGACCTATCTCGCGAACGCGCACCGGCTCGACCTTGAAACCAGCGGCGTGCTCCTGCTCGCCAGGCACAAGTCAGCGCTGGCCGCGCTGGCCGCCCAGTTCGATGCGGGGAAACCGGCCATTACGCACGTCGCGCTGGTCCAGGGCGCGCCCGCGGGAAATGCGTTTGAAATCGACGCCAGACTGTCTCCGCATCCGGCACACCCCGGTTTGATGCGCGTGGACAGCCGGCAGGGGAAAAAAGCGAGAACACTCTTCGAAGTGTCAGAACGTTTTTCGCGTTACGCGCTGCTGACATGCCGTCCATTGAGCGGGCGGACTCATCAGGTCCGCGCGCATTTGCGCCACGCCGGCCTTCCGGTTGTGGGCGACAGACTCTACGGCGGCGCGCCGCTGCTGCTGTCCCGTTTGAAATCAGGCTATCGTTTGAAGCCGGGCCACGAAGAGCGCCCGCTGATTGATCGCGCGGCGGTGCACGCCGAACGACTCGACGTCACGCATCCGGTTTCTGGCTCGGGCGTGATGATTGCCGCGCCCTGGCCCAAGGACCTGATTGTAGGCGTGAAGTACCTGCGAC